One window of Trifolium pratense cultivar HEN17-A07 linkage group LG5, ARS_RC_1.1, whole genome shotgun sequence genomic DNA carries:
- the LOC123882806 gene encoding uncharacterized protein LOC123882806 isoform X5 → MAFDQNSSPEDMRPPPPPPPLNVVRSEEPHVSAAVRDNGASGVVPIFYPDGGLGGVGYGNVASGAASTTWCIRPGFPYPTLSPTVGLNFPNRVTGGNAVDLSGSFVTATNGYPLNLGNWVAGNALDNNNLQYSSGRIISNGGGDRTGGVVGFVGTGSNHPANQRVDQASGKGGDDSVSGQKLKFMCSYGGKILPRPSDGMLRYVGGQTRIISVKRDVSFNDLVQKMVNTFGQPVVIKYQLPGEDLDALVSVSCADDLDNMMEEYERLIERSSDGSPKLRVFLFSASEFDPSGLLQFVNLHDGGQKYVEAVNGIAERVNGKLTRKGSFTSADSTQNSDLSGLEAPDSTNAAHADFNGPPISSILSSDTNIAAPNDAATTNLMVSEPVESVCSDVSAVSLGIPVADSGQKSVPTTLSQKQFVLQQSGMQIPPAAPLQAFVDPRQEVLNHAEYVQMPAHMEFPNPQFIGRPGTIYSQHHFHDNTARYASQQAIHGVQMTMTQPSSHAGIRPSIIHPRTVMQGQQNGFEQYYDENTSGLRMQHQLISEQSYKAYPIQVPFGGNYGWVQVSPSDHVIFHDGLLPQQPVVVPQIVEDCYMCQKKLPHAHSDPVVQHQHNSCAGLIPDSMPSYNSLPVEDSLRAQPTNRVLVTTPMKEGNGNFEQEVGTRLRVMVPCSDTSGLPLEAETERNRFDHPRNAVVIPDIVGRTDDKQSPSDGLTETAPLSYLDDFAPQHMVPVENWAKEDVVVNKPVNEIPLVGGTSVKTSECVVQVSSTEYTNELANTISKADAVENWVAHDLLKPIDGRTDNLKISNPEICVNNENIDYNTQHAIEKKWVVSDNNLCRSKLIADANQIKTMDALPNSSIEISYGNNSRPVEYNEVAHLPIWGIPGANPQSKNVIHQKDDAVLSSVSQSAGFGHMQDSSNSLFSNQDPWNLHGTYFPPARPDKVTSKKETYSYMDQFGENSGNIGEQNLDVQLDDGLRQAFKQNLTSEEAPYCKGSPEDQQLQAVAESSAASVLHSSTSNPDLHARDVSHHEDIEDGDFKNNQLDIQCKAKTQDDKSKFSEKANFGFPASDVGALQIIRNSDLEELVELGSGTFGTVYHGKWRGTDVAIKRINDRCFAGKPSEQERLRADFWNEAIKLADLHHPNVVAFYGVVLDGPGGSVATVTEYMANGSLRNAFQKNGRNVDKRKRLMIAMDVAFGMEYLHGKNIVHFDLKSDNLLVNLRDPHRPICKVGDLGLSKVKCQTLISGGVRGTLPWMAPELLNGSSSLVSEKVDVFSFGIVMWELLTGEEPYANLHYGAIIAVGFSKHNSGGIVNNTLRPPVPESCDPEWRVLMERCWSSEPSERPSFTEIANDLRSMAAKISPKGQNQQQQPTSSQNQVQR, encoded by the exons ATGGCGTTTGATCAAAACTCTAGCCCCGAAGATATgcgaccaccaccaccaccaccaccgctGAATGTAGTTCGATCGGAGGAGCCACATGTTTCGGCTGCGGTTAGGGACAATGGAGCCTCCGGTGTGGTTCCTATTTTTTATCCTGATGGTGGTTTGGGTGGAGTGGGATATGGAAATGTGGCTTCTGGTGCTGCTTCTACTACATGGTGTATTCGCCCCGGTTTTCCCTATCCCACTTTGAGCCCTACTGTTGGGCTTAATTTTCCCAATCGTGTTACTGGTGGCAATGCTGTCGATCTTTCAGGTAGTTTTGTTACAGCTACTAATGGATATCCTTTGAATTTGGGTAATTGGGTTGCTGGTAATGCTTTGGATAACAATAATCTTCAGTACAGTAGTGGTAGAATAATTAGCAACGGTGGTGGTGATCGTACTGGTGGTGTTGTTGGGTTTGTTGGGACTGGTTCCAATCACCCTGCTAACCAGAGGGTCGATCAGGCGAGTGGAAAAGGTGGAGATGATTCAGTTTCGGGGCAGAAATTGAAGTTCATGTGCAGTTATGGTGGGAAGATTTTGCCTAGGCCGAGTGACGGAATGTTGAGGTATGTTGGCGGGCAGACTAGGATAATAAGTGTCAAGAGAGATGTGAGTTTTAATGATTTAGTGCAAAAGATGGTCAATACTTTTGGGCAACCTGTGGTTATCAAATATCAGCTTCCCGGAGAGGATCTTGATGCATTGGTATCAGTTTCCTGTGCTGATGATCTGGATAATATGATGGAGGAGTATGAAAGGTTGATTGAGAGGTCTTCAGATGGTTCTCCTAAATTAAGGGTCTTTCTTTTTTCTGCTTCGGAATTTGATCCTTCTGGTCTGCTACAGTTTGTAAATTTACATGATGGTGGGCAGAAATATGTTGAAGCTGTGAACGGAATTGCTGAGAGGGTTAATGGCAAGCTAACAAGGAAAGGAAGTTTTACAAGTGCTGATTCTACTCAAAATTCTGATTTGAGTGGGTTAGAGGCTCCTGATAGCACAAATGCTGCTCATGCAGATTTTAATGGCCCGCCTATCTCCAGCATTTTATCATCCGATACGAATATTGCCGCACCTAATGATGCTGCTACTACAAATCTTATGGTTTCTGAGCCTGTTGAATCAGTATGCTCAGATGTTTCTGCAGTTTCATTGGGTATACCTGTGGCTGATTCAGGTC AGAAGTCTGTGCCCACTACTTTATCTCAGAAGCAGTTTGTGTTGCAGCAGTCTGGAATGCAAATTCCACCCGCTGCACCTTTGCAGGCATTTGTTGATCCTCGACAGGAAGTTCTGAACCATGCAGAATATGTCCAGATGCCTGCCCATATGGAATTCCCAAATCCTCAGTTTATAGGTAGGCCCGGGACTATCTACTCTCAACATCATTTTCATGATAACACTGCTCGTTATGCATCCCAACAGGCAATCCATGGAGTGCAGATGACAATGACTCAACCATCTTCCCATGCTGGTATAAGACCAAGTATTATACATCCACGAACAGTCATGCAAGGGCAACAAAACGGTTTTGAGCAATATTATGATGAAAATACTTCAGGGCTAAGGATGCAGCACCAACTTATTTCTGAGCAAAGTTACAAAGCATATCCAATTCAAGTCCCTTTCGGAGGTAATTATGGTTGGGTTCAGGTTTCTCCTTCGGATCATGTTATTTTTCATGATGGATTGTTGCCTCAGCAACCGGTAGTCGTCCCTCAAATAGTGGAGGATTGTTATATGTGTCAGAAAAAACTGCCTCATGCACATTCAGATCCAGTGGTTCAGCATCAGCATAATAGCTGTGCAGGTTTAATCCCTGATTCAATGCCAAGTTATAATAGTCTCCCGGTAGAGGACAGTTTAAGAGCTCAACCAACAAATAGGGTTTTGGTGACTACACCAATGAAGGAAGGCAATGGTAATTTTGAACAAGAAGTTGGGACTAGACTCAGGGTCATGGTACCGTGTAGTGACACAAGTGGTCTTCCTCTGGAGGCTGAAACTGAGAGAAATAGGTTTGATCATCCCAGAAATGCAGTGGTTATCCCAGACATAGTTGGAAGAACAGATGACAAACAGTCACCAAGTGATGGGCTGACTGAAACAGCGCCATTGTCTTATCTAGATGATTTTGCTCCCCAGCACATGGTGCCAGTTGAAAACTGGGCCAAAGAAGATGTAGTTGTGAATAAGCCTGTTAATGAAATACCTTTAGTTGGTGGCACATCTGTGAAAACTTCCGAATGTGTGGTTCAAGTATCATCAACAGAATATACTAATGAGCTTGCTAATACAATTTCAAAAGCGGATGCCGTGGAGAATTGGGTTGCACATGACCTGCTCAAACCTATTGATGGAAGAACGGACAATCTCAAGATAAGCAATCCTGAAATTTGTGTGAATAATGAAAATATTGATTACAATACTCAGCATGCTATAGAGAAGAAATGGGTGGTTTCAGATAACAACCTTTGCAGGTCAAAATTGATTGCTGATGCAAATCAAATTAAGACGATGGATGCTCTTCCTAATTCCAGTATAGAAATTTCATACGGTAATAATTCTAGGCCTGTGGAGTACAATGAGGTTGCACACCTGCCTATTTGGGGCATTCCTGGAGCAAATCCTCAATCAAAGAATGTAATCCATCAGAAGGATGATGCAGTTTTATCTTCAGTTTCGCAATCTGCTGGGTTTGGACATATGCAGGATTCTTCAAACTCACTTTTTAGCAATCAGGATCCCTGGAATTTACACGGTACTTACTTTCCACCAGCTAGACCAGACAAAGTCACATCAAAGAAAGAAACATATTCTTATATGGATCAGTTTGGTGAGAATTCAGGCAACATTGGAGAACAAAATCTTGATGTTCAATTGGATGATGGTCTCCGTCAGGCATTCAAACAGAATTTAACATCAGAAGAAGCTCCATATTGCAAGG GATCACCAGAAGACCAACAACTTCAAGCTGTTGCTGAAAGTTCAGCCGCATCTGTTCTGCACTCAAGTACTTCAAATCCTGACTTACATGCCCGAGATGTGTCCCATCATGAAGACATTGAAGATggagattttaaaaataatcaacTAGATATACAGTGTAAAGCAAAAACTCAG GATGACAAAAGCAAGTTTTCAGAGAAGGCAAATTTTGGCTTTCCAGCATCAGATGTTGGAGCGTTACAG ATTATAAGGAATAGTGACCTTGAAGAGCTTGTAGAATTGGGGTCTGGGACCTTTGGGACAGTGTATCATGGAAAATGGAGAGGTACTGATGTTGCAATAAAGCGGATTAATGATAGGTGTTTTGCTGGAAAGCCTTCAGAGCAAGAGCGCTTG AGAGCTGATTTTTGGAATGAGGCAATCAAGCTTGCTGACTTGCACCACCCAAATGTGGTAGCTTTCTATGGTGTTGTTCTTGATGGCCCAGGAGGTTCTGTGGCAACAGTAACAGAGTATATGGCTAATGGTTCTCTAAGAAATGCCTTCCAGAAGAATGGGAG GAATGTTGACAAGCGCAAGCGTCTTATGATTGCAATGGATGTGGCCTTTGGTATGGAGTACCTCCATGGAAAAAACATAGTACACTTTGACTTAAAAAGTGACAACTTGCTTGTGAATCTTCGTGATCCACACCGCCCAATATGCAAG GTTGGGGACTTGGGTCTGTCCAAAGTAAAGTGCCAGACTCTAATATCTGGTGGTGTGAGAGGAACCCTACCTTGGATGGCACCTGAACTCCTGAATGGAAGCAGTAGCCTTGTTTCAGAAAAG GTTGATGTTTTCTCATTTGGTATTGTCATGTGGGAACTCCTCACTGGAGAAGAGCCGTATGCTAATTTGCACTATGGGGCCATCATAG
- the LOC123882806 gene encoding uncharacterized protein LOC123882806 isoform X4 encodes MAFDQNSSPEDMRPPPPPPPLNVVRSEEPHVSAAVRDNGASGVVPIFYPDGGLGGVGYGNVASGAASTTWCIRPGFPYPTLSPTVGLNFPNRVTGGNAVDLSGSFVTATNGYPLNLGNWVAGNALDNNNLQYSSGRIISNGGGDRTGGVVGFVGTGSNHPANQRVDQASGKGGDDSVSGQKLKFMCSYGGKILPRPSDGMLRYVGGQTRIISVKRDVSFNDLVQKMVNTFGQPVVIKYQLPGEDLDALVSVSCADDLDNMMEEYERLIERSSDGSPKLRVFLFSASEFDPSGLLQFVNLHDGGQKYVEAVNGIAERVNGKLTRKGSFTSADSTQNSDLSGLEAPDSTNAAHADFNGPPISSILSSDTNIAAPNDAATTNLMVSEPVESVCSDVSAVSLGIPVADSGPTHTPPFHNEVEVEKSVPTTLSQKQFVLQQSGMQIPPAAPLQAFVDPRQEVLNHAEYVQMPAHMEFPNPQFIGRPGTIYSQHHFHDNTARYASQQAIHGVQMTMTQPSSHAGIRPSIIHPRTVMQGQQNGFEQYYDENTSGLRMQHQLISEQSYKAYPIQVPFGGNYGWVQVSPSDHVIFHDGLLPQQPVVVPQIVEDCYMCQKKLPHAHSDPVVQHQHNSCAGLIPDSMPSYNSLPVEDSLRAQPTNRVLVTTPMKEGNGNFEQEVGTRLRVMVPCSDTSGLPLEAETERNRFDHPRNAVVIPDIVGRTDDKQSPSDGLTETAPLSYLDDFAPQHMVPVENWAKEDVVVNKPVNEIPLVGGTSVKTSECVVQVSSTEYTNELANTISKADAVENWVAHDLLKPIDGRTDNLKISNPEICVNNENIDYNTQHAIEKKWVVSDNNLCRSKLIADANQIKTMDALPNSSIEISYGNNSRPVEYNEVAHLPIWGIPGANPQSKNVIHQKDDAVLSSVSQSAGFGHMQDSSNSLFSNQDPWNLHGTYFPPARPDKVTSKKETYSYMDQFGENSGNIGEQNLDVQLDDGLRQAFKQNLTSEEAPYCKEDQQLQAVAESSAASVLHSSTSNPDLHARDVSHHEDIEDGDFKNNQLDIQCKAKTQDDKSKFSEKANFGFPASDVGALQIIRNSDLEELVELGSGTFGTVYHGKWRGTDVAIKRINDRCFAGKPSEQERLRADFWNEAIKLADLHHPNVVAFYGVVLDGPGGSVATVTEYMANGSLRNAFQKNGRNVDKRKRLMIAMDVAFGMEYLHGKNIVHFDLKSDNLLVNLRDPHRPICKVGDLGLSKVKCQTLISGGVRGTLPWMAPELLNGSSSLVSEKVDVFSFGIVMWELLTGEEPYANLHYGAIIGGIVNNTLRPPVPESCDPEWRVLMERCWSSEPSERPSFTEIANDLRSMAAKISPKGQNQQQQPTSSQNQVQR; translated from the exons ATGGCGTTTGATCAAAACTCTAGCCCCGAAGATATgcgaccaccaccaccaccaccaccgctGAATGTAGTTCGATCGGAGGAGCCACATGTTTCGGCTGCGGTTAGGGACAATGGAGCCTCCGGTGTGGTTCCTATTTTTTATCCTGATGGTGGTTTGGGTGGAGTGGGATATGGAAATGTGGCTTCTGGTGCTGCTTCTACTACATGGTGTATTCGCCCCGGTTTTCCCTATCCCACTTTGAGCCCTACTGTTGGGCTTAATTTTCCCAATCGTGTTACTGGTGGCAATGCTGTCGATCTTTCAGGTAGTTTTGTTACAGCTACTAATGGATATCCTTTGAATTTGGGTAATTGGGTTGCTGGTAATGCTTTGGATAACAATAATCTTCAGTACAGTAGTGGTAGAATAATTAGCAACGGTGGTGGTGATCGTACTGGTGGTGTTGTTGGGTTTGTTGGGACTGGTTCCAATCACCCTGCTAACCAGAGGGTCGATCAGGCGAGTGGAAAAGGTGGAGATGATTCAGTTTCGGGGCAGAAATTGAAGTTCATGTGCAGTTATGGTGGGAAGATTTTGCCTAGGCCGAGTGACGGAATGTTGAGGTATGTTGGCGGGCAGACTAGGATAATAAGTGTCAAGAGAGATGTGAGTTTTAATGATTTAGTGCAAAAGATGGTCAATACTTTTGGGCAACCTGTGGTTATCAAATATCAGCTTCCCGGAGAGGATCTTGATGCATTGGTATCAGTTTCCTGTGCTGATGATCTGGATAATATGATGGAGGAGTATGAAAGGTTGATTGAGAGGTCTTCAGATGGTTCTCCTAAATTAAGGGTCTTTCTTTTTTCTGCTTCGGAATTTGATCCTTCTGGTCTGCTACAGTTTGTAAATTTACATGATGGTGGGCAGAAATATGTTGAAGCTGTGAACGGAATTGCTGAGAGGGTTAATGGCAAGCTAACAAGGAAAGGAAGTTTTACAAGTGCTGATTCTACTCAAAATTCTGATTTGAGTGGGTTAGAGGCTCCTGATAGCACAAATGCTGCTCATGCAGATTTTAATGGCCCGCCTATCTCCAGCATTTTATCATCCGATACGAATATTGCCGCACCTAATGATGCTGCTACTACAAATCTTATGGTTTCTGAGCCTGTTGAATCAGTATGCTCAGATGTTTCTGCAGTTTCATTGGGTATACCTGTGGCTGATTCAGGTCCAACTCATACTCCACCTTTCCATAATGAGGTTGAGGTAGAGAAGTCTGTGCCCACTACTTTATCTCAGAAGCAGTTTGTGTTGCAGCAGTCTGGAATGCAAATTCCACCCGCTGCACCTTTGCAGGCATTTGTTGATCCTCGACAGGAAGTTCTGAACCATGCAGAATATGTCCAGATGCCTGCCCATATGGAATTCCCAAATCCTCAGTTTATAGGTAGGCCCGGGACTATCTACTCTCAACATCATTTTCATGATAACACTGCTCGTTATGCATCCCAACAGGCAATCCATGGAGTGCAGATGACAATGACTCAACCATCTTCCCATGCTGGTATAAGACCAAGTATTATACATCCACGAACAGTCATGCAAGGGCAACAAAACGGTTTTGAGCAATATTATGATGAAAATACTTCAGGGCTAAGGATGCAGCACCAACTTATTTCTGAGCAAAGTTACAAAGCATATCCAATTCAAGTCCCTTTCGGAGGTAATTATGGTTGGGTTCAGGTTTCTCCTTCGGATCATGTTATTTTTCATGATGGATTGTTGCCTCAGCAACCGGTAGTCGTCCCTCAAATAGTGGAGGATTGTTATATGTGTCAGAAAAAACTGCCTCATGCACATTCAGATCCAGTGGTTCAGCATCAGCATAATAGCTGTGCAGGTTTAATCCCTGATTCAATGCCAAGTTATAATAGTCTCCCGGTAGAGGACAGTTTAAGAGCTCAACCAACAAATAGGGTTTTGGTGACTACACCAATGAAGGAAGGCAATGGTAATTTTGAACAAGAAGTTGGGACTAGACTCAGGGTCATGGTACCGTGTAGTGACACAAGTGGTCTTCCTCTGGAGGCTGAAACTGAGAGAAATAGGTTTGATCATCCCAGAAATGCAGTGGTTATCCCAGACATAGTTGGAAGAACAGATGACAAACAGTCACCAAGTGATGGGCTGACTGAAACAGCGCCATTGTCTTATCTAGATGATTTTGCTCCCCAGCACATGGTGCCAGTTGAAAACTGGGCCAAAGAAGATGTAGTTGTGAATAAGCCTGTTAATGAAATACCTTTAGTTGGTGGCACATCTGTGAAAACTTCCGAATGTGTGGTTCAAGTATCATCAACAGAATATACTAATGAGCTTGCTAATACAATTTCAAAAGCGGATGCCGTGGAGAATTGGGTTGCACATGACCTGCTCAAACCTATTGATGGAAGAACGGACAATCTCAAGATAAGCAATCCTGAAATTTGTGTGAATAATGAAAATATTGATTACAATACTCAGCATGCTATAGAGAAGAAATGGGTGGTTTCAGATAACAACCTTTGCAGGTCAAAATTGATTGCTGATGCAAATCAAATTAAGACGATGGATGCTCTTCCTAATTCCAGTATAGAAATTTCATACGGTAATAATTCTAGGCCTGTGGAGTACAATGAGGTTGCACACCTGCCTATTTGGGGCATTCCTGGAGCAAATCCTCAATCAAAGAATGTAATCCATCAGAAGGATGATGCAGTTTTATCTTCAGTTTCGCAATCTGCTGGGTTTGGACATATGCAGGATTCTTCAAACTCACTTTTTAGCAATCAGGATCCCTGGAATTTACACGGTACTTACTTTCCACCAGCTAGACCAGACAAAGTCACATCAAAGAAAGAAACATATTCTTATATGGATCAGTTTGGTGAGAATTCAGGCAACATTGGAGAACAAAATCTTGATGTTCAATTGGATGATGGTCTCCGTCAGGCATTCAAACAGAATTTAACATCAGAAGAAGCTCCATATTGCAAGG AAGACCAACAACTTCAAGCTGTTGCTGAAAGTTCAGCCGCATCTGTTCTGCACTCAAGTACTTCAAATCCTGACTTACATGCCCGAGATGTGTCCCATCATGAAGACATTGAAGATggagattttaaaaataatcaacTAGATATACAGTGTAAAGCAAAAACTCAG GATGACAAAAGCAAGTTTTCAGAGAAGGCAAATTTTGGCTTTCCAGCATCAGATGTTGGAGCGTTACAG ATTATAAGGAATAGTGACCTTGAAGAGCTTGTAGAATTGGGGTCTGGGACCTTTGGGACAGTGTATCATGGAAAATGGAGAGGTACTGATGTTGCAATAAAGCGGATTAATGATAGGTGTTTTGCTGGAAAGCCTTCAGAGCAAGAGCGCTTG AGAGCTGATTTTTGGAATGAGGCAATCAAGCTTGCTGACTTGCACCACCCAAATGTGGTAGCTTTCTATGGTGTTGTTCTTGATGGCCCAGGAGGTTCTGTGGCAACAGTAACAGAGTATATGGCTAATGGTTCTCTAAGAAATGCCTTCCAGAAGAATGGGAG GAATGTTGACAAGCGCAAGCGTCTTATGATTGCAATGGATGTGGCCTTTGGTATGGAGTACCTCCATGGAAAAAACATAGTACACTTTGACTTAAAAAGTGACAACTTGCTTGTGAATCTTCGTGATCCACACCGCCCAATATGCAAG GTTGGGGACTTGGGTCTGTCCAAAGTAAAGTGCCAGACTCTAATATCTGGTGGTGTGAGAGGAACCCTACCTTGGATGGCACCTGAACTCCTGAATGGAAGCAGTAGCCTTGTTTCAGAAAAG GTTGATGTTTTCTCATTTGGTATTGTCATGTGGGAACTCCTCACTGGAGAAGAGCCGTATGCTAATTTGCACTATGGGGCCATCATAG